The Streptomyces sp. RKND-216 genomic sequence CGATGACCTTGACGGCACAACAGGCCGATGCCGAGGATCTGGTGCAGGAAACACTGCTGCGGGCCTACAAGTCGGTCGAGCGTTTCGACGGCCGGCACCCGCGGGCGTGGCTACTCACGATCATGCGGCGGGCCGAGATCAACCGGCACCGCAGACGACGGCCTCATCTGCTGGATGATCCGGACGCCGATCTGGACCGCCTGGCCGAGGCCCCGTCGGGGCCGGAGGAGACGCCCGAGCAGGTGGTGGTCGGCGAGGTCTTCGACGAGGTCGTTGAGGCCGCGTTTGCCGCTCTGCCGCTCAAACACCAGCAGGTCGTACGTCTGGTGGACATCGACGGCCTGAGCTATGAGGAGGCCGCGCAGTTGCTGGACGTGCCGGAAGGCACCGTGATGAGCCGGCTGCACCGGGCACGCAAGCGGATAAGGGTGCGCCTGGCGGGCGCCGGTCTGGCTCCGAAGCGAGGTATGCGATGAACCCCCGGTTGTGGCAATGGCGTGATCCCGCGCAGAGCCGGATGAACTGCCTGCAGGTCACCCGGGTCCTCCAGGCTTACCTGGACGGCGAAGCCGACGAGGTCACCGCCCGCCGGGTGGCACGCCATCTGGAGGACTGCCGCCGGTGCGGACTGGAGGCGGCCACCTACCACGAGATCAAGAGGGCGCTGGCCCGCCGGGGAACCCCGGACGAAGAGGCGCTCGAACGCCTGCGCGGATTCGGTGCCTCGCTGCTGCGCGATGGGCAGAAGCCGGGTGAGGGAGGGGGGGCACCCCGAGCAGCCGAAGGCTGACGCCCCTCCCCCTCCGCCCGCTGAACTGGTGCCCGCAACCGGTCGGGCGGAGGGAGCGCCGTGACGAGTTGGCTCGACGGCCTGCCTCCTACGGCGATCCCGGCGGCCGTGGGTGCGCTCATCCTGCTCGGCGTGGCCGTGTGTGGGCCACGGCACGCCGCTGCGATCCACGCAGCGGGGACGACGTCCGCCCGCTCAAGACGGACCCGGACGCCGGCGCTGACGGAGGAGGAGTAGGAGGATGGTGCTGCGGCGGCTCAGTGACCGGGAGCGACACCGCGTGCCGGCTGAGGCGTCCCACGAATGGGGCCTTCGGCTCAGCCGTTGGGCATGGCGTTGAGGGCGTCTTCCACCGCGCGGTGGAAGGTGGGGTAGGCGTACATCATGTGCCGCAGGCCGTCGACCGGGACCTCGGCCTGTACGGCGACGGCGAGGCCGTAGAGGACCTCGCCTCCGGCGGGCCCCACGGAGGTGGCGCCGACCAGGACGCCACGGTCGGCGTCCTCAACGAGTTTGATCAAGCCCTCGTTGCCCGCCTTGTGGATCCAGCCCCGCGCGGAGGACGGCAGCTGCGCGACGCCGACCCGCACGCGCAGGCCCTGTTCCCGGGCCTGATGTTCGGTCAGGCCCACGGAGCCGACTTCGGGGTCGGTGAAGGTGGCCCGGGGCAGGGCGCGGTAGTCGGCGTCCGGGCCCCCTTCGCCGAGGATGTCGCGCGCTGCGATCTCTCCTTGATACATCGCCACGTGGGTGAACAGTCCGCGTCCGGTGAGGTCGCCCACGCCCCACACCCCGGGTGCGGCCCGCAGCCGACCGTCGACGTCAAGGGCGCGGGCATCGGGGTCGAGGCCCACGGTCTCCAGGCCGAGGCCCGTCAGCCGCGGGCGCCGGCCGGTGGCCACCAGCAGGCGCTGACCGCTCACCTCCTCACCGTCCTCGAGGGAGAGGTGGAAGGCGGCGCCGGAATGGCGTGCCCCGGTGGCCGTCGCCCCGGTCCGAACCGTGACTCCCTCCGCACGCAGCACGTCGGCGAGCAGGTCACCGACCTCGGGTTCCTCCGTGGGAGCCAGTCGCTGCACGGCTTCGAGGAGGGTGACCCTGGTGCCGAAGCGAGCGAAGATCTGGGCGAGCTCGAGACCGACGGCGCCGCCGCCCAGGACGAGCAGCGACGCGGGCGGTTCTTTGACCGATACCGCGTCGCGGTTGGTCCAGAAGGGCACGTCCGCCAGGCCGGGAACCGGCGGGACCTGCGGGGCGCTACCGGTGGCGAGCACCACCCCGCGCCGGGCTGCGAACTCCTGTCCGTCGACCTCTACCCGGCCGGGGCCGGTCAGCCGTCCGTGCCCCCGCACGAAGGTTCCGCCCTTGTCGGTGAACCGATCGACGGCGATCTGGTCGTCCCAGTCGGTGGTCGCTTCGTCGCGGATGCGTGCCGCGACCGGGCCGAAGTCCGGCGCGACGGTGGCCTGTCCGGCCATGCCGGGAACGCGGCGGGTCTCGGCGAGCAGGTTTCCGCCTCGGATCATCATCTTGCTGGGGATGCACGCCCAGTACGGGCACTCACCGCCGAGGAGCTCCGCCTCCACGGCGACGACGTCCAGCCCCGCGTCGGTCAGCCGCCCGGCGACGTGTTCGCCGCCCACTCCCATGCCGATCACCACCACATCGGTGTCCTGTGCCATCGCGCCACTCCTTCTCGCTCATCATGGGTATTCCGCACGCGTACCCCGGACCCTGGTTTCGCCCCCGCGGCGAACGGGTTCACACCAGGGCGGCGCAGACCAGGGCGACCACTACGCCGTAGAGCAGGTGGCCGACCAGCAGGTCCACCGGCGTGCCTTTGCCCGTACCCGCCGCCCATGAAGCCCAGTGCGTCCAGCCGGAAACCCCCGCCGGTCCCGCTCGTTCCCGGGGGACCGCGTCCACTACGGGCATCGCCATCACGCCCACCGCGAGACCGTGGACGAGCCCGATCACCTGTCCCGCAAGCCAGGTGGCCGGGTCGGTCCGGTGGAAGCGTGCCGCGTGAAGCAGCCCGAACACGACGGTGCCCATGACCACGAGGTGGACGACCATGCCCATCACCATCACCCCCGTCATGGCCACGGTCCCGCCAGACCTGAGGACGGGCAAGCGCCGCAGTCCCGTGGAATGTGCCGCGCTCATGACGGGTTCCGGATGTATGAAGGCAACGAGCTTGCGGCGATCGCGGCAGAACTGGGCCGAGTGCCAGGAGGTGCTGCGCCATCTGCGGCTGCGTGGCCTCGTTGAACCCTACGTCGACGATCAGCTGGCCGGCACACGCGGCGCCCGATTCGTCGCGCACCTGGCACGGTGCTGGACATGCAGTGAGCAGGCCGAAACGCTGCGCCTGATCAAGCACTCCCTGCGGAACGGCCCCCAGCGCGGCCCCGTCCACCTGGCCGAAGTCCGGCTGCGCCGCTTCGCCGACCGCCTCACCGCCACACCGACCACGGCCAGGAGCGATCGCCCCCGCCCCTGACCGTGCCCGAAGGTCCGCGCTTCGCGGACCGCCCAACCCCCGATGGACGAGGAGCTTCGTGCCATGATGCGCGCGATCTGGAACGGCGCAGTGATCGCCGAGACACCCCGCACCAAAGTGATCGAAGGAAGCCACTACTTCCCCCCGGAATCACTGCACCGCGAGTACTTCAGTGACAGCCCCACCCGGTCCCTGTGCCCATGGAAGGGCGTCGCCCGCTACTACACCGTCAGCACCGGCGGCCAACCGAACCCCGACGCGGCCTGGTACTACCCGCACCCGTCACCCTTCGCCCGCCGGATCAAGAACCATGTGGCGTTCTGGAACGGAGTGACCGTCGAAGGTACACGGGAGAAGAAGCCGGCCAAGAAGTGGTGACGCCGACCGGCAAGCCCTCCGGCCCGCTCAGAAGGTGAGGAGATGACCTGGTAGCCCCCGGACACCAGGCCGCGCATGCTCGGGTGCCCCTCGCACCCGTCGAGCAGGTGGACCTGCGCGCTCGTCACACCGCACTCGGCCTCGAACACCCTGGCGCAGTAGCCGCAGGCGCCCGCGACCACGTCCGGCACCGCTTTAGTACACGTTGTGTGCGAGATGCTCGGGCCTGGCGAGCGTCCCCGGCCACCTGGTTCCAGCGGCGTCGGAGATGACCCGGACTCCATCTCCGGACTCCTTGAACTCCTTTGCCGACGTGCCAAGGCCACTGCCCCGGACCGGCCGCTCCACTCCCGTCGCCGCTGGGCAGGGTCGCCAAGCAGCGGCAGCCTGCCCGCCGGTAGGTGGCCCGCACCACACGGCGAGTCCCGGCGGGCACGTCGACAACACTGCTCGGAACGACGGCACCGAAGCGGAATACATCCGTCCGCCCACTGGGTTCCCCGGCGACAACCGCACGACCACGCTCCAGAAGGAGAGTCGCATGCCCCGGATTCCCGTGCACACCGTCGACACCGCCCCCGCGCCACAGAGGCTTTCGCACACGTCGCCGTGAACCTCTACACCAACTACTTCAACCACTACGTCCGCACCGACCTCGACGTCCCCGCCGCGCCGCCGCTCGAAAGCTGACGCCCAGGCGTCCTCCCGGACGCCGCCGGCTCGATCGCACACAGTGTGCTGCCGGTCCAAGGCCCAGACCAGTCCACCGAGTTGCTGCCCGCGTGCACTGTGACGCGGGCAGCGGTCGCCTTCGGACGTCCCGGTGGCAGGGGAGGGTTACAGCTCGGTGGCTCACCTGCTCCCGTCTTCCGCCGTGTTCAGGTTGGCCGAGGGGCGGCGAGCTCGGCGACGACTCGGCGCAGGGGCAGTTGCAGTCGTCGTCCCGGGCGCGCCCAGCCAGCGAGAGAACGCTGGGCGGCCTCCGTCCGATCGGGCGTGACGTGCGGCAGGTAGAGGGCGTCGATCAGGAGGGCCGCGGCGTGATGTGATTCGATGCGGAGGGCGAAGATCCGACGTTCGTCGGAGCGGACGCGGAAGCCCGACTCACTCAGCAGTGCGGAGAGTCCGTCGCGGGCCTGCGGATTGGGCCACGGCTGGTGCGGCGTCCGCAGGGGGAGCATCACCCGGCCCCAGCCGAGCAACCCGGTGAGGGACAGGCCCGACTGGGCGGGGACCAGTGCAGCCAGCGTGCCGCCTGGCTGTAGAACACGTCGGATTTCTTCCAGGACACGCGACAGCGGGGTGAGGACGGGCAGACACATCGCCGCACTGACGACTCCGATGCTTCCGGAGGCGATGGGCAGGGCGTCGGCGGAGGCGCGCAGCAGCGGCCCGCGCTGCCGCATGGCGGCTTCGGCGAGTTCTTCCTCGGACGAGTCGACGCCGATCCAGTCGGTGTCCGGCAGCAGTGGGCGGGTG encodes the following:
- a CDS encoding DUF427 domain-containing protein produces the protein MMRAIWNGAVIAETPRTKVIEGSHYFPPESLHREYFSDSPTRSLCPWKGVARYYTVSTGGQPNPDAAWYYPHPSPFARRIKNHVAFWNGVTVEGTREKKPAKKW
- a CDS encoding NAD(P)/FAD-dependent oxidoreductase, producing MAQDTDVVVIGMGVGGEHVAGRLTDAGLDVVAVEAELLGGECPYWACIPSKMMIRGGNLLAETRRVPGMAGQATVAPDFGPVAARIRDEATTDWDDQIAVDRFTDKGGTFVRGHGRLTGPGRVEVDGQEFAARRGVVLATGSAPQVPPVPGLADVPFWTNRDAVSVKEPPASLLVLGGGAVGLELAQIFARFGTRVTLLEAVQRLAPTEEPEVGDLLADVLRAEGVTVRTGATATGARHSGAAFHLSLEDGEEVSGQRLLVATGRRPRLTGLGLETVGLDPDARALDVDGRLRAAPGVWGVGDLTGRGLFTHVAMYQGEIAARDILGEGGPDADYRALPRATFTDPEVGSVGLTEHQAREQGLRVRVGVAQLPSSARGWIHKAGNEGLIKLVEDADRGVLVGATSVGPAGGEVLYGLAVAVQAEVPVDGLRHMMYAYPTFHRAVEDALNAMPNG
- a CDS encoding zf-HC2 domain-containing protein is translated as MNPRLWQWRDPAQSRMNCLQVTRVLQAYLDGEADEVTARRVARHLEDCRRCGLEAATYHEIKRALARRGTPDEEALERLRGFGASLLRDGQKPGEGGGAPRAAEG
- a CDS encoding sigma-70 family RNA polymerase sigma factor, with the protein product MEVLLRVAMTLTAQQADAEDLVQETLLRAYKSVERFDGRHPRAWLLTIMRRAEINRHRRRRPHLLDDPDADLDRLAEAPSGPEETPEQVVVGEVFDEVVEAAFAALPLKHQQVVRLVDIDGLSYEEAAQLLDVPEGTVMSRLHRARKRIRVRLAGAGLAPKRGMR
- a CDS encoding class I SAM-dependent methyltransferase; translation: MDEQQWRRYIAAYHGARPGITERLFQQADSDPHAWLAESLLPAQGTVLDLACGTAPTRPLLPDTDWIGVDSSEEELAEAAMRQRGPLLRASADALPIASGSIGVVSAAMCLPVLTPLSRVLEEIRRVLQPGGTLAALVPAQSGLSLTGLLGWGRVMLPLRTPHQPWPNPQARDGLSALLSESGFRVRSDERRIFALRIESHHAAALLIDALYLPHVTPDRTEAAQRSLAGWARPGRRLQLPLRRVVAELAAPRPT